DNA from Coriobacteriaceae bacterium:
CGGTCAGGCTCTTGAGGTTCTCCTCCAGGTGCGTAAAGACCTGCTCTGCGTAGTCCTCGGCAGCATAACGCGTCTCGCGCTCGTACTGCTGGGCACGATCGCGGATGTCGTCGGCCTGCTGCTGCGCAAGGCGGACGATCTCCTGCTCACCGGCAATGGTGAGGGCCTGCTGCTGAGCATCGGCGATGATGGAATCGGCCTGAGCGGCGGCGGAAGCCATAAGCTCCTCGCGCTCCTTAAGGATACGGCGGGACTTCTGCCACTCCTCGGGATAGCTCATGCGGATCTCGTCGAGGATGTTGAAGAACACGTCGGCGTCGATGACCTTGAACTGAGCGTTCTTGCCGAAAGGCGGCTTGGCTTCCTCGATCAGCCCTTCGAGCTCATCGACCAAGCTGACGATCCTATCGCCAGGAAAATTCTCGCCCGGCATCCGGTCTCCTTTCATAGGTAACATATCATCGTGCTAGTTTACCACATGCCACCAGGCAATAAGAAACGTCACGAAAAGCGATGTTTGAGCGCTTCGACCACGTTGGACGGGACAAACGTCGATACATCGCTGCCGAGCGAGGCGATCTGGCGAACAACCGAGCTCGAGATATAGCCGTACTGCGGCGCACTCATGACAAAGATGGACTCCAGCTCGCTATCCAGGCGATAGTTAAGGTCGGCCTGCTGCAGCTCATATTCAAAGTCGGTCATGGCGCGCAGGCCCTTGACCACGGCCCCCGCCCCCTGCTCGCGAGCGAAGTCGACCAAGAGGCCGGTAAAGGGCAGGACCTCGACGCCGTCGATATCACCGAGCGCCTCGCGGGCCAGCGCCACGCGCTCATCGAGCATAAACGTGGTGCCCACGCCGTTTTTACCCTGCGACTCGGCAACAGCGACGATCACGCTGGGAAAGATGCGGCGGGCGCGGCGAATCACATCGATATGGCCAAACGTGATGGGATCGAAGGTGCCCGGGACGATCACGCGGTTGATGGTGTCATTCATGGGCGTCCTCCTGAAACGTCGTGGCATCGTTGTTGTCGGCATCTGCGCCGGCGCTGTCGCCCCCACCGTCGTCATCGCCGACCCAACGAAGCAGGTCGACCGAGGTAATGCCGTAGCGCTTCTTACGTACGGTCTCAAAGCCTACCGGATGCGCGCCCGCATCGGCGGCGGCATGCTCAAACAGGGCAAAAGCGCCAGGTGCAAGCAGACCCTGCTGAGCCAGGTTCTGCAGCAGTTCCTCGACCGGCTCGGCACCAAAAGCATAGGGCGGGTCAAGCAGGACCAGATCAAAGGGGGCGCCCGGTACACGACCGCGCGAGGCACTCGCCAGCATGTCGCCCGTGACCACGCGCCAACGCGCACGGTCACGGCAGAGCGACTCGATATTCTTGGTAATGAGCCGCGCGGCGTTGCGATCGATCTCAAACGTCGTGAGCAAGCGAGCCCCACGAGAGAGCATCTCTAACCCTAAGGCACCGGAGCCGCCAAAGGCGTCCAGCACACGGACCTCGTCCAGATCGAAGTCGAATGCCGACATGACCATAGATGCGCACGCCTCGCGTACGCGATCAGTCGTGGGGCGGGTGACATCGCGACCACGGGGCTCCTCGATCTTACGACCGCGCCATTCGCCGCCGATGATTCTCATCCTCCGCTGACCTCCTTAAAAATGTGTCGATATCGCATGGCGACCGCATCGCGCAGGGGGCGCGTCGCCACGGAGTCAAGGGTGCAAGCATACCGCAAGAGCTCGACCGCGTCCAAATGGGCCCACTCGATCAGTTCCTCGTCGGCATCCAGGTCGACAAAGCGCAGGGTCACACCACCATGCTGGCGATAACCCAGGATCTCGCCTTCATGGCGCAGGCGCAGGTCCATCTGGGCGAGCGTAAAGCCATCCGAGGTTTTTTCGAGCGATTGCAGACGATCTTGCGCCGCCGATGCGCCGCCGTTGCCCTTGGAGTGCGTCATGACCAGGCACGTGCCCGACACGCCGCCACGGCCCACGCGGCCGCGCAGCTGGTGCAGGGCAGCCAAACCAAAGCGCTCGCCGTTCTCGATGACCATGACGGTGGCGTTGGGCACGTCAACGCCCACCTCGACCACCGTAGTCGAGACGAGCACGTCAATCTCGCCACGCTTGAAGGCATCGATAACCTGGTCCTTCTCCCCCGCTGGCATGCGGCCGTGGAGGCGCTCGATAGTGAGACCCGGCAGCGCCAGACGCAGGCGGTCGAGCTCGGTCGCCGTATCATGCAGCGGCACGGGGACCGTCACGCGGCCCTCCTCGTCGCGGGCGATACCGGGCACGTCCTCCAACTCATCGGCCGAGTCACTCGGCTCCACGAGCGGGCAAATCACGTAGGCCTGCTGACCTTTTTCATGCGCTTCGCTGATGGCGCCATAGGCGAGGTCGCGGCTCGACTCGGTGAGCACGCGTGTCGACACGCCAGCGCCAGGGACGGGCCGATGGCGGATGATGCTCGTATCCAGATCGCCATAGACCGAAAGCGCCAGCGTACGCGGGATGGGCGTTGCCGTCATAACGAGCAGATCGGCACCGGGGCCCTTCGCGCGTAGGGCGTTGCGCTGGCCAACGCCAAAGCGGTGCTGCTCGTCGATGACAACAAGCGACAGATGCTTGAACGCAACGTTATCCGAAAGCACCGCATGGGTGCCAAAGAGCACGTCAAGCTCGCCCGATTCCAGCTGGGCATGGATGCGCTCGCGCTCTGCGGCCGGCGTGGCGCCCGTCAGAAGCGCCCAGGACATGCCGGCCTGCGAGAGCAGAGGGCCGGTCTTATCGGCATATTGGCGCGCCAGCACGCCCGTGGGCGCCATAACGCAGGCCTGCGTGCCGCTATCGGCAGCCACAGCCAGCGCGCAGGCGGCAACGGCGGTCTTACCGGTACCGACATCGCCCAGCAGCAGACGGTTCATCACGCGCCCGCCATCGCACATGTCATGCAGGATGTCTTGGAATGCGGCCTCCTGCTCGTCGCTCAGCGAAAACGGAAGGGCCTGTTTAAGCGCGCCCAGATGCTCGCCCGCAGTGTGGGCATAGGGCACCACATCGACCAGGCCGCCGTCGTTGCGCAGACGCAGCGCCAGCTGCAGGTAGAGGCACTCCTCGTAGGCAAGACGCCGGCGTGCGATGTCGCGCTCAGCCATGCTCGAGGGAAAGTGGATCGAACGCAACGCGCGGGCATTGCTCATGAGCTTCCGCTTTGCGCGCAGCGGCGCGGGAATCGGATCGAACGGATTGCCGACGACCTCGAGCGCGCCGCTTACGATGCGGCGCATCCACGCCTGGCTCACGCCATCGCTCACGTAATGGACCGGCAGAATGGTGCCTGCGGCGCGCCCGTCCTCGAGCTTTTCAAAGTGGGGCGAGGCCATCTGCTTAAAGCCGTAGGCAAACTCGACCTTGCCCATCACGGCCAGGCGGTCGCCCTGCTTAAGCTGCTGGGCAATCCAGGGCTGGCGGAAAAAGGCGACCTGCAACACGCCCGTCTCGTCCACCAGCGATACCTCGGTCACCTGCATGCGCGGACGCGGCTGCTTTTGGACGATGCGGTCGACCGTGGCGATGATGGTGCACACGGTACCGATGGGCGCCATCTCGATGGACCACGAACGGGTAAAGTCGAGGTATCGATGAGGGATATGGAGAAGGAGGTCCCCCACCGTCCGAATTCCCAGACGGCGAAGGGCCTCCTCACGTTTACCCGAAACATATTTGAGTCGCGCGATATCCTCGTCGAGCGCATTGCTCTGGGCAAAGCGCTCCGAGACGCGCGGCACGGAGCACAGCTCGGACATGGGCAGTTGCCTACTCGATCGAGAAGATCACGGGATAGAGCGGCTGCTCGCCACGATGGGCGTCAATCTCCAGATCGGGCTGAGCCTCCTCGATAGCGTCGACGATCTCCTGGAAGGCCTCATCGGACAGCTCCTCGCCGGCCAGAATCGTCAGCGCGTCGCCCTCCTCTTCCTCCTGCATGCGGTTGATGCAGTCGAGCGTGACCTGCTTCACGTCGGAGCCGACCACGTCGATGGAGCCGGCGATGATACCCATGACGTCACCGGAGTGAATCGGAGAACCGTCAGAGGCGCTGGAATCGCGCACGGCGCGGGTGACCTCGCCATCGCGGACCTCGCTGATGGCGTCGACCATGGCGGCGACGGCGTCCTCGAGCTCGGAATCGGGCAGGGCCGCGAACAGCGCGGAGAAGGCCTGCGGGACAGTCTTGGTGGGAACGACGGCGACCTTCTTGTCGGTGCAGGCAGAGGCGGCGGCCTCGGCAGCCATGCGGATGTTGCCGTTATTGGGCAGGATAATGACCGAGGTCGCGTTGACCTGGTCCACCGCGCCCAGCAGGTCGGCGGTCGAGGGGTTCATGGTCTGGCCACCCGAGACGATCACGTCAACGCCGAGGGACTTGAGGATG
Protein-coding regions in this window:
- a CDS encoding ATPase — its product is MPGENFPGDRIVSLVDELEGLIEEAKPPFGKNAQFKVIDADVFFNILDEIRMSYPEEWQKSRRILKEREELMASAAAQADSIIADAQQQALTIAGEQEIVRLAQQQADDIRDRAQQYERETRYAAEDYAEQVFTHLEENLKSLTGTVTRCRQQLNEGAAQQNGQW
- the coaD gene encoding pantetheine-phosphate adenylyltransferase, yielding MNDTINRVIVPGTFDPITFGHIDVIRRARRIFPSVIVAVAESQGKNGVGTTFMLDERVALAREALGDIDGVEVLPFTGLLVDFAREQGAGAVVKGLRAMTDFEYELQQADLNYRLDSELESIFVMSAPQYGYISSSVVRQIASLGSDVSTFVPSNVVEALKHRFS
- the rsmD gene encoding 16S rRNA (guanine(966)-N(2))-methyltransferase RsmD, which codes for MRIIGGEWRGRKIEEPRGRDVTRPTTDRVREACASMVMSAFDFDLDEVRVLDAFGGSGALGLEMLSRGARLLTTFEIDRNAARLITKNIESLCRDRARWRVVTGDMLASASRGRVPGAPFDLVLLDPPYAFGAEPVEELLQNLAQQGLLAPGAFALFEHAAADAGAHPVGFETVRKKRYGITSVDLLRWVGDDDGGGDSAGADADNNDATTFQEDAHE
- a CDS encoding ATP-dependent DNA helicase RecG, which encodes MSELCSVPRVSERFAQSNALDEDIARLKYVSGKREEALRRLGIRTVGDLLLHIPHRYLDFTRSWSIEMAPIGTVCTIIATVDRIVQKQPRPRMQVTEVSLVDETGVLQVAFFRQPWIAQQLKQGDRLAVMGKVEFAYGFKQMASPHFEKLEDGRAAGTILPVHYVSDGVSQAWMRRIVSGALEVVGNPFDPIPAPLRAKRKLMSNARALRSIHFPSSMAERDIARRRLAYEECLYLQLALRLRNDGGLVDVVPYAHTAGEHLGALKQALPFSLSDEQEAAFQDILHDMCDGGRVMNRLLLGDVGTGKTAVAACALAVAADSGTQACVMAPTGVLARQYADKTGPLLSQAGMSWALLTGATPAAERERIHAQLESGELDVLFGTHAVLSDNVAFKHLSLVVIDEQHRFGVGQRNALRAKGPGADLLVMTATPIPRTLALSVYGDLDTSIIRHRPVPGAGVSTRVLTESSRDLAYGAISEAHEKGQQAYVICPLVEPSDSADELEDVPGIARDEEGRVTVPVPLHDTATELDRLRLALPGLTIERLHGRMPAGEKDQVIDAFKRGEIDVLVSTTVVEVGVDVPNATVMVIENGERFGLAALHQLRGRVGRGGVSGTCLVMTHSKGNGGASAAQDRLQSLEKTSDGFTLAQMDLRLRHEGEILGYRQHGGVTLRFVDLDADEELIEWAHLDAVELLRYACTLDSVATRPLRDAVAMRYRHIFKEVSGG